GATTTCTAACGCTGCGATGGATAAAATAATATAAAAAAATATTAATAGGGATTTTCCCAAAAGAAACAACCATTTTTCAGAACCTAAAATAGGATTTTGGCTATATAAATTCTTTTTTAAGAAGGGATAAATTCTTTCATTATCTTTTGAAATAATGTTTACTTGAACATCTTTGTTTAATGCCTCAAAAATATCTTCAGTTATCATATCCCCGCTTAAAAAGGGAGAAATTACCGTAATTGATTTTTTAGCTTTCCGTATTGCATTTCTAACACTAATTCCAGCCTTTTTCCCAACATAAATATCACAGGAAATTCCTTCTAAGAAAGATTGTTCAAATTTTGGGATGCTTTTTTTTCTTTCAGTTTTTGTTTTTACAGTTTTTTTTGTTGAATTATTTGTTCGTTTTGTTGTAGTTTTTTTCATTATTTTTCCTTCTCTTTATTTAGATCTGAACTTTTGAAAAATTCAGAAATTTCCTTCATCGTTCGTTTATCCTTTAGAATACTGGTGTGAGTCGTATTTTCAATAATTTTGAAATTATCAGATTTCATTTTTGCAGTTTTTAGAGGCACCATCCCGTCGTCTTTTCCACGAATTATCATCGAATACAGCGGATTATTTGTTTTATTTCCAATTAAAATCATATAGTCGTAATCAGGCTCGCCAAGCTGATTTACAAAACTGTCTTTTTTTGTGCTAAATTGTGGAACGACTTTTCCAAGCATAGACGGGAGTTTATCGACAAAAGGAACGTCTGCCAGATGACTTCCGTGTGATGGTGGAGAAATAAATACGACTTTTCCTAGATTTTCAAGTGGATTTTCCTTTAAATAATACCGAAGGATTCCAGTTCCCATCGAATGTGCCACAAAATTAATTTTTATATTTTGATTAAAATTTTTGTTTATTTTATTACTGTTTTCAGCTATTTCATAATATTGATTTCCTATTTTTTTATGAAAATTTTCTGAGAAAATCTGCTCTTTAATATTTTCAATATTTGGCTCTATATAAAGATCAGAAATTTCCTCAGCAGTTTCTTTTGTTGTGGGATACTGAATATTAATAATCCTGTAATTGTCCTTAAAATTTTGAGCGATGCTTTCCATATCTGAACTTTTTCCATAAATACCATGAAGAAGCACCAAAAAATCCTGATTTTTCCGAGAATCATCATTCTTTTTATAATAGATTTTAACTTTATATTCGTGATAGAGAAGTTTTGCTATGATATTTTTTGCTATAATAATTTCGGCTGTCTTAAATGTTGAACCAATTAATATATCTTTCATTATTTCTTTCATTTTTTACGGTTATTCCTTTTCATCATATTCCGTCACTATTTTCCTTTAAAAAATTAAGTCGATAAAATTCAAAAATCCCCATTTCTCCAAGTTTTGGAACATATTCATCAATTTGTTTAATATATTCTGAAATTTTTTCTCCTTGCCCGCCAGTTGCGATAACATAAGCATTTGGGAAAAACTTTTTATATTGCAGAATTAGTTCTTTTATTGAGCCAACATTTCCATAAAAGATGCCAGCATTAATTTGAGAAACTGTATTTATTCCCAGAACAGTTTCAGGCTCTGTAAATTCGATTTTAGGCAAAGCGGCAGTATTACTAAACAGGGCATTTATCGAAAGTGCAATTCCTGGAATAATGCAGCCGCCCATATAAGTTGAATCCTTTATCATGTCAAAGGTTGTGGCTGTTCCAAAGTCAATTATTAAAAGCTCCTTTTCTGGATAAAGTTTTTTTGCCGCCAAAATATCGACAATTCTGTCTGCTCCAAGCCCACGTTCCATATTTGGCAAGATTTTTATTTCTTTTATCTTATTTTCTACATTGTCAAGCGTTACAAAAGTTGGATCAATTTCAAAATATTTTTTTCCAAGCCTTATAAAGTTTTCATTAATGTTTGGAACAACCGATGAAACTATAATATTTTTTATATTTGAAATTTCCAGATTTTTGCTTTTTGCAAATTCGTTTAACATTACAAAAAGAGTATCTTCGGTAAACTCCAAATGTGTCGGTATTCTGAATGTTGCTAAAATATTTCCAACTTCATTATAAAAAATTGGTACAATATGTGTATTTCCAATATCAAATCCTAAAATCATAATTTTTTTCCTTTCTATAAAAAACTATTTTTAATTTCTTTATTTTTTAACAATTTCATTTAATTTATAGTAATTTTACTTCATAAATAATCCAATGTAGGCCATAATAGATAAAATAACTCCCACAATTGCTTCTCCGCTCATTAGTCCATTTGATATTAAAAGCAGTTTTGAATGGGAATTCTTTGAAACCTTATTTCCTATAAAACTTACAAGCCCTCCTAAAAATACTGTTGAAGTCAAGTAAAATGGAACATAAATTCCAATTCCAAAAGTTAAGACTGGTAAATTTAAAAGGCTTAAAATTAGTCCAGCTGCAAGGCCCATAAAGAAAATTCCTAAAAACGGGATTCCATTTATTACTGTCGCTACGATGGAAGCCTGTAATGCAATTAATTCGGTATTTTCAACAGGTCCGATTACTTTGTAGACTTTGAAAAATACGAAAAATAAAAATGTTATTACAAATGAACTTACGATTGCACCGATTAGTTCTCCAAAAAGCTGTTCTGACGGTTTTACTTTCATTTTGTATCCTGATTTAAAGTCGTTCAGAATATCGCCTGCAAGTCCGCAAGCAACTGTTATAATGCAGGCTAGCATAAATAATATTAAAGTATTTAAATTTGTATAAAATTTTATTCCGCCAATGTTTAAGCCATTTAGCATTTTATTTAAAAATGAAATTAGTAAAATTGTGATTATAGCGTAAATTTCCATTGGGTTGACTCCAGTTTTTCCAGTTGAATATCCAGCGATTATTGTACATAAAATTGAAATCAGTACTAAAACTAATGAAAGAAAAATTGGTAATTTATAAATAAAAGTTATAACAATTATGGAAATAACCGATAAAACAAGTAATTTTGCTACAATGCTTTTATTTTCTGTATCCTTTTTCATTTTATTTGCAAAAATAATTTTTAAAACTATAGCAATTCCAATCCCAATCATAAATCCCATTCCAAAACTGTTTTTCATAATAGGAAAATCAGCAATTTTAAACATTTTTGCAAGCGGCTCTCCAATGAAAAGAACAATTGCTCCGCCTAAAAACCAGACAAATGTATTTACAAATCCAAGCACATATCCCATTCCAACCAGAAGTGGCGATAGATAAATACTGAAAAGCCCATTTTTTAGTGTAATTACTGTTGGAATTACAGGCGCTTTTCCCTTTGTAAAGCTGAAGTCACGAAAAAAAGCAATAATTGAGCTAAATAATGTTCCGAAAGCAACATATCTGATGTTTTTCACACTTTTTCCTGAATCTACAAGATTATAGGCAGCTTCTCCAATTGGAAATTCCAATTTTTCCTCTTCAATCAATTTTGCACGAAAAATGTACGATAAGAATGCTCCTGCAACACTTCCGCCCAAAATAGTTAAAAGCAGCTGATACTGATTAATATCCGTTAATTTTCCACCTAGAATAATATAGGCAGGCATTGTAAAGGCAACTCCTCCAGCTACCATTGATCCAGCGCTCATAATAGTATGTGAAATTGTAATTTCCTTGTTATTCGCTTTTTTAAATAAATTTAACGTCATCATAGATAAGAGCGTAACCATTATAGTCGGCCACGGTAATGCTCCAAATTTTAGTGCGATGTAAAAAGAGCTTGAAGATACTAGAACTGCTCCGATAATTCCTGTTAAAATCGCTGGAAAAGTCACATTTGTTTCACTTTTGCCAGTCTTTGATACTATTTTTCTTGTTTTTGCCATTAAGTTTCCTCCTAATTTTATTTTTGTATGAAGCTATATTTATACTATTTCCAATTAAAATAATAGATTTGCTATAAATTCTGCTATACAAGGGGTAAGGCTTATCTGTCAAAAAAATAAGTTGCAATTTCTATTCTTTCAAAAGGGGTTTAGCTTTATTATTAAAATTTTACTTCATTTAGAGGGTATTTGTCAATGAAATTTTAGAAATATAATTAATTTATAATATTATTTAGTATTAGATTTATTGGAAATTACAATAAATTTTTGAATTTATTATTAAAATATATAAAAAATTGTGGTATAATGTGAAAATATGAGTATAAACAAAAAATTGAATAAAAATAAAATAATTTTTGGAAGAGGAGAATAGAATATATGTTATTAGAATTAAGAGAACTTCAGAAAAATACAAAAGAGTATTTGGGAAAAGAAATTGAAATTAACGGATGGGTAAAAAAAATTAGAAGTCAAAAGAATTTTGGATTTATTGAGTTAAATGATGGAACTTTTTTTACTGGGATTCAAGTTGTGTTTGATGAAGCATTGGAAAATTTTGAAGAAATTTCTAAACTTACAATTTCAACTTCTGTTAAAGTTACAGGAATTGTGGTAGAATCGTTGGGGAAAGGGCAAGATTATGAAATTAAGGCAACAAAAATTTCTGTTTACCAAAAGGCTGATTCAGATTATCCATTGCAAAATAAAAGACATACATTTGAGTTTTTGAGAACGATTGCACATTTACGTCCTAGAACTAATGCATTTTTTGCAACATTCAGAGTACGTTCAATCTTGTCTTATGCAATTCATAAATTCTTTCAGGAAAAGAACTTTGTGTATGTGCAAACTCCGATAATTACTGGAAGTGATGCGGAAGGTGCTGGAGAAATGTTTAGACTTACGACGCTTGATATAAATAATGTTCCAAGAACTGAAAATGGAAGCATTGACTTTAAGCAGGATTTCTTTGGGAAAGAAGCAAATCTTACAGTAAGTGGCCAGTTAAATGTTGAAACATTTGCAACAGCATTTAAAAATACTTATACTTTTGGGCCTACATTCAGGGCTGAAAAGTCTAATACTCCAAAACATGCGGCAGAATTTTGGATGATGGAGCCTGAAATTGCATTTGCTGATTTGGATGTAAATATGGATATTATTGAAGAAATGATAAAATATATTGTAAATTATGTGAGAGAAAATGCTAAGGAAGAAATGGAATTTTTCAATAAATTTGTAGATAAGGATTTATTTAATAGACTTGATACATTAGTAAATAATAAATTTGATAGAATTACTTATACTGAAGCTATTGAAATTTTGAAAAATGCGAAAAAAGATTTTGAATATGAAGTTGAATGGGGAATTGATTTACAAACTGAGCATGAAAGATATTTAGCTGAAGAACATTTCAAAAAACCAGTGTTTGTAACTGATTATCCTAAAGATATTAAAGCGTTTTATATGAAATTAAATAAAGATGGTAAAACTGTAAGAGCGGTTGATTTATTGGCGCCTGGAATTGGGGAAATTGTTGGAGGAAGCCAAAGGGAAGATGACTACGATGTTCTTTTAGGAAAAATTCGTGAAATGGGATTGAAAGAGGAAGACTACTGGTGGTACTTAGACTTAAGAAAATATGGAAGTGTGCCACATTCAGGATTCGGACTTGGATTTGACAGAATGCTTATGTATATTACAGGGATGACAAATATTAGAG
The DNA window shown above is from Leptotrichia wadei and carries:
- a CDS encoding OPT/YSL family transporter, translating into MAKTRKIVSKTGKSETNVTFPAILTGIIGAVLVSSSSFYIALKFGALPWPTIMVTLLSMMTLNLFKKANNKEITISHTIMSAGSMVAGGVAFTMPAYIILGGKLTDINQYQLLLTILGGSVAGAFLSYIFRAKLIEEEKLEFPIGEAAYNLVDSGKSVKNIRYVAFGTLFSSIIAFFRDFSFTKGKAPVIPTVITLKNGLFSIYLSPLLVGMGYVLGFVNTFVWFLGGAIVLFIGEPLAKMFKIADFPIMKNSFGMGFMIGIGIAIVLKIIFANKMKKDTENKSIVAKLLVLSVISIIVITFIYKLPIFLSLVLVLISILCTIIAGYSTGKTGVNPMEIYAIITILLISFLNKMLNGLNIGGIKFYTNLNTLILFMLACIITVACGLAGDILNDFKSGYKMKVKPSEQLFGELIGAIVSSFVITFLFFVFFKVYKVIGPVENTELIALQASIVATVINGIPFLGIFFMGLAAGLILSLLNLPVLTFGIGIYVPFYLTSTVFLGGLVSFIGNKVSKNSHSKLLLISNGLMSGEAIVGVILSIMAYIGLFMK
- the asnS gene encoding asparagine--tRNA ligase, which codes for MLLELRELQKNTKEYLGKEIEINGWVKKIRSQKNFGFIELNDGTFFTGIQVVFDEALENFEEISKLTISTSVKVTGIVVESLGKGQDYEIKATKISVYQKADSDYPLQNKRHTFEFLRTIAHLRPRTNAFFATFRVRSILSYAIHKFFQEKNFVYVQTPIITGSDAEGAGEMFRLTTLDINNVPRTENGSIDFKQDFFGKEANLTVSGQLNVETFATAFKNTYTFGPTFRAEKSNTPKHAAEFWMMEPEIAFADLDVNMDIIEEMIKYIVNYVRENAKEEMEFFNKFVDKDLFNRLDTLVNNKFDRITYTEAIEILKNAKKDFEYEVEWGIDLQTEHERYLAEEHFKKPVFVTDYPKDIKAFYMKLNKDGKTVRAVDLLAPGIGEIVGGSQREDDYDVLLGKIREMGLKEEDYWWYLDLRKYGSVPHSGFGLGFDRMLMYITGMTNIRDVIPFPRTTKNLEF
- a CDS encoding esterase/lipase family protein; the protein is MKDILIGSTFKTAEIIIAKNIIAKLLYHEYKVKIYYKKNDDSRKNQDFLVLLHGIYGKSSDMESIAQNFKDNYRIINIQYPTTKETAEEISDLYIEPNIENIKEQIFSENFHKKIGNQYYEIAENSNKINKNFNQNIKINFVAHSMGTGILRYYLKENPLENLGKVVFISPPSHGSHLADVPFVDKLPSMLGKVVPQFSTKKDSFVNQLGEPDYDYMILIGNKTNNPLYSMIIRGKDDGMVPLKTAKMKSDNFKIIENTTHTSILKDKRTMKEISEFFKSSDLNKEKEK
- a CDS encoding type III pantothenate kinase: MILGFDIGNTHIVPIFYNEVGNILATFRIPTHLEFTEDTLFVMLNEFAKSKNLEISNIKNIIVSSVVPNINENFIRLGKKYFEIDPTFVTLDNVENKIKEIKILPNMERGLGADRIVDILAAKKLYPEKELLIIDFGTATTFDMIKDSTYMGGCIIPGIALSINALFSNTAALPKIEFTEPETVLGINTVSQINAGIFYGNVGSIKELILQYKKFFPNAYVIATGGQGEKISEYIKQIDEYVPKLGEMGIFEFYRLNFLKENSDGI
- a CDS encoding phospholipase D-like domain-containing protein translates to MKKTTTKRTNNSTKKTVKTKTERKKSIPKFEQSFLEGISCDIYVGKKAGISVRNAIRKAKKSITVISPFLSGDMITEDIFEALNKDVQVNIISKDNERIYPFLKKNLYSQNPILGSEKWLFLLGKSLLIFFYIILSIAALEIFTSFIFDVSFTKNILPISKNNFLALTIIFGILTLFLRKLTINHEFYYSKRDNFNVHILEKSYNLHSKIYIIDSKIAFLGSLNFTTTGFLFNHETCIKITDKSVIRHLNNVYKDLIKTSKPILLGELKKRINQKYK